Proteins encoded within one genomic window of Pseudomonas cannabina:
- a CDS encoding FHA domain-containing protein encodes MFELRVLNGHHQGAALPLVGEQWSIGSAQEQDLALEDSGIESLHGRLQRVDERWVLNAEEGQVCDEEGAAQTLIELTLNHPFMLGSVWLCVSPAGDEWPQVPEQVAPTPEPEPEPVRNTAPLQKVQSRSQKLLNRTTGIIAGLLIGVIGSAWSLTRSGPTAIDPEVAQVAALTQTAAKGQEKSLSRPAAPVKEAPDTRIRLADTDAVRHQLNTMLSDRMLSNISVDETPEGLVLNGNAKDEALLVYQRMLQRFKDTYSSPVTVLDNVSSARNTLPFVVVQIMTGPHAHLVTADGRRVYVGDEVDGLRLSRIDEHRLQFDGERHFEVTW; translated from the coding sequence ATGTTTGAATTACGCGTACTGAACGGTCATCACCAGGGGGCTGCGCTGCCGCTGGTGGGTGAACAGTGGTCGATTGGTTCAGCTCAGGAGCAAGATCTGGCGCTGGAAGATTCAGGCATTGAAAGCCTTCACGGTCGTCTGCAGCGCGTGGATGAGCGCTGGGTCCTGAACGCTGAAGAAGGACAGGTGTGCGACGAAGAAGGTGCTGCGCAGACCCTTATCGAGCTGACCCTGAACCACCCATTCATGCTAGGTTCGGTGTGGCTGTGCGTCTCGCCTGCCGGCGATGAATGGCCGCAGGTTCCTGAGCAAGTGGCCCCAACGCCTGAGCCCGAGCCTGAGCCGGTGCGCAACACTGCACCGCTGCAGAAGGTACAGTCGCGTTCGCAAAAACTGCTGAACCGCACCACCGGCATCATCGCAGGCTTGCTGATCGGCGTGATCGGCAGCGCCTGGAGCCTGACCCGCTCAGGCCCCACTGCGATCGATCCGGAAGTCGCTCAGGTTGCAGCGCTGACCCAGACCGCCGCAAAGGGGCAGGAAAAATCGTTGAGCAGGCCCGCTGCGCCTGTCAAAGAGGCGCCCGACACACGCATACGTCTGGCCGATACGGATGCCGTTCGGCACCAGCTCAATACCATGCTCAGCGACCGCATGCTCAGCAATATCAGCGTTGACGAAACACCGGAAGGTCTCGTTCTCAATGGCAATGCCAAGGACGAAGCGCTGCTGGTTTACCAGCGCATGCTGCAACGTTTCAAGGATACCTACAGCTCGCCCGTTACGGTGCTCGATAACGTTTCCAGCGCGCGCAACACGCTCCCCTTCGTCGTGGTACAGATTATGACCGGCCCCCACGCGCATCTGGTGACCGCTGACGGCCGTCGCGTGTACGTAGGCGATGAGGTGGACGGGTTGCGTCTTTCCAGAATCGATGAGCACCGCCTGCAGTTCGACGGCGAACGCCACTTCGAGGTGACCTGGTGA